One uncultured Methanobrevibacter sp. DNA segment encodes these proteins:
- the porA gene encoding pyruvate synthase subunit PorA, producing MIREVMTANKAVAEAARLARPQVIPVYPITPQTTISEYLAQYVADEKIDAKYVKVESEHSAISAAVGASCAGVRVFTATSSQGLMLMHEILFAAAGMRAPFVLADANRAISAPLNIWNDQQDSIAQRDAGWLQIYVENAQEALDTTLMAYKISENPNVLLPSMVCLDGFILTHTVEPVEIPDQEPVDEFLPPYKPEHSYLDPKDPMSIGNLADPDYYLEARHDMQIAMENSIEVIQKTCDEFAEIFGRQYGLVEPYKTEDAEIIFVAMGSLCSTIRVIVDQLREKGEKVGLLKIRAYRPFPVEAIDEAVKNCDRLAVIDKNVTFGIGGALYTDIKAKIHKDAYGFIAGLGGRDITPESILEVYEKTKNVPEKEVTWIGLKEE from the coding sequence ATGATAAGAGAAGTAATGACCGCAAATAAGGCTGTGGCAGAAGCTGCAAGATTAGCTAGACCTCAAGTTATTCCTGTTTATCCAATTACTCCACAAACTACAATTTCAGAGTACTTAGCACAATATGTTGCAGATGAAAAAATTGATGCTAAATATGTTAAAGTAGAATCAGAACACAGTGCAATAAGTGCTGCTGTTGGAGCTAGTTGTGCAGGAGTAAGAGTATTTACAGCAACATCCTCACAAGGATTAATGTTAATGCACGAAATTTTATTTGCTGCAGCAGGTATGAGAGCACCATTTGTTTTAGCAGATGCAAACAGAGCAATATCTGCACCTTTAAACATCTGGAATGACCAGCAAGATTCTATTGCACAAAGAGATGCAGGATGGTTGCAAATTTATGTTGAAAATGCACAGGAAGCATTAGATACCACATTAATGGCTTATAAAATTTCAGAAAACCCTAATGTACTGCTCCCATCAATGGTATGTTTAGACGGATTTATTTTAACTCACACAGTTGAACCTGTAGAAATTCCTGATCAAGAACCAGTAGATGAATTTTTACCTCCATACAAACCAGAACATTCATACCTTGATCCTAAAGACCCAATGTCTATCGGTAACTTAGCAGACCCTGATTACTATCTTGAAGCAAGACATGACATGCAGATAGCTATGGAAAACTCCATTGAAGTTATCCAAAAAACATGCGATGAATTTGCAGAAATATTCGGAAGACAATATGGTCTTGTAGAACCATACAAAACAGAAGATGCTGAAATCATCTTTGTTGCTATGGGTTCTCTCTGCAGTACCATCAGAGTTATTGTTGATCAGTTAAGAGAAAAAGGCGAAAAAGTAGGATTGCTTAAAATCAGAGCTTACAGACCATTCCCAGTTGAAGCTATTGATGAAGCTGTTAAAAATTGTGACAGATTAGCAGTTATCGATAAAAACGTTACTTTCGGAATTGGTGGAGCATTATACACTGATATTAAAGCTAAAATCCACAAAGATGCTTACGGATTTATTGCAGGTTTAGGTGGAAGAGACATTACACCTGAATCAATCTTAGAAGTATACGAAAAAACTAAAAATGTGCCTGAAAAAGAAGTCACATGGATTGGACTTAAGGAGGAATAA
- the porD gene encoding pyruvate synthase subunit PorD, which produces MVTIGCVIKTPGSSKNNKTGSWRTFKPILDKEKCIDCDNCIVFCPDSSVNKQHDIDYDYCKGCGICAHECPSDAIEMVKE; this is translated from the coding sequence ATGGTAACTATAGGATGTGTAATTAAAACACCAGGAAGTAGTAAAAATAATAAAACTGGAAGTTGGAGAACTTTCAAACCTATATTAGACAAAGAAAAATGTATTGATTGCGATAACTGTATTGTATTCTGTCCAGATTCCAGCGTAAACAAACAACATGATATTGATTACGATTACTGTAAAGGATGCGGAATTTGTGCACACGAATGTCCTTCCGATGCAATCGAAATGGTAAAAGAATAA
- a CDS encoding pyruvate ferredoxin oxidoreductase subunit gamma gives MIEIRFHGRGGQGSVTAAEILAKAAFKDGKFVQAFPFFGVERRGAPVMAFTRIDDKPIDLRYQIYNPDYVLVLDDGLLNVVDVFAGIKDNTEVIINTQDFEGSGEHVVHSIDATGIALDLLGRNIVNTIILGYFAKKTNLVSIESLIAVIKETFPGKIGELNADATKKAYEMG, from the coding sequence ATGATTGAAATTCGTTTTCATGGTAGAGGCGGACAAGGTTCTGTAACTGCTGCTGAAATTTTAGCAAAAGCGGCTTTCAAAGACGGAAAATTTGTTCAGGCTTTCCCATTTTTTGGAGTTGAACGTAGAGGAGCTCCAGTTATGGCTTTCACAAGAATTGATGATAAGCCTATCGACTTAAGATATCAAATCTACAACCCAGACTATGTATTAGTTCTTGATGATGGATTATTAAATGTAGTCGACGTATTTGCTGGAATTAAAGACAATACTGAAGTAATTATAAACACCCAAGACTTTGAAGGTAGTGGAGAACACGTTGTCCACAGCATCGATGCAACCGGTATTGCACTTGACCTGTTAGGACGTAACATCGTGAACACAATTATTTTAGGATACTTTGCTAAAAAAACCAACTTAGTAAGTATTGAATCACTTATTGCAGTGATTAAAGAAACATTCCCTGGAAAAATTGGAGAGTTAAATGCAGATGCTACCAAAAAAGCTTACGAAATGGGATAA
- a CDS encoding dihydropteroate synthase-like protein produces MKVLIITGELAYPLIKEVVSGSKEDIIVHIADNTQVAAFLTPRQIIKEVKNCFSDHLEEIDMILVPGLIKKGTKEITKELGIPTFKGSTDGADLAMVLNLVGSIDLSEDKPADKLIEEEKRKEAFKFIEEFENDAENIEKLLQKPNNIKIRNLPVGEDFPMRVLSEIANAPFLSKEALINKCQYFVDSGADMIDIGMAAGEDFSDKIPDLIKTLRPIVGDRPLSIDTLNPKEIQVAAENGIDFVLSLDLGNNSEVQEILKEKDIPAVLLPTNFSQGKSPKSPAERVEAMHQLIKDTEGLRYVADLILDPVNSSSIVESIIACNEFHKTNPAPMFFGVGNVTELMDADSGGVNVLLAGIGMELGVSILFTPEESGKTRGSVYELATASKMMFLAKHRKSIPKDLGINLVAFKDKHKRNDIILNELDGVEEIKQERPLKFIRDKAGSFKINVDYGTTVAESRITATHFKKNEADLVIVGHSAKEVYEEIISKELVTRMEHAAYLGSELQKAEIAMITGKEYVQDFELFKNPDEFKN; encoded by the coding sequence ATGAAAGTTTTAATAATTACTGGTGAGTTGGCATATCCTTTGATTAAGGAAGTAGTTTCAGGTTCAAAAGAAGATATTATTGTCCATATTGCAGATAATACTCAAGTGGCAGCGTTTCTGACTCCAAGACAAATTATTAAAGAAGTCAAAAACTGTTTTTCTGACCATCTGGAGGAAATAGACATGATTCTAGTTCCTGGTCTGATTAAAAAAGGAACAAAAGAAATCACAAAGGAACTTGGAATTCCAACATTCAAGGGCTCCACAGATGGTGCAGATCTTGCAATGGTGCTGAATCTGGTGGGAAGCATTGATTTGTCAGAAGATAAACCTGCTGATAAGTTGATTGAAGAGGAAAAACGTAAAGAAGCTTTCAAATTCATTGAAGAATTTGAAAATGATGCTGAAAACATTGAAAAACTTCTCCAAAAGCCAAACAACATCAAAATCAGAAATCTTCCTGTCGGTGAGGATTTTCCGATGAGGGTTCTCTCTGAAATAGCTAATGCGCCATTTTTATCAAAAGAAGCATTAATCAACAAATGCCAGTACTTTGTAGATTCCGGAGCAGACATGATTGATATCGGAATGGCTGCAGGAGAGGATTTCTCAGATAAAATCCCTGATTTGATAAAAACTTTAAGACCTATTGTTGGTGACAGGCCACTGAGTATAGACACATTAAATCCTAAAGAAATACAGGTCGCTGCTGAAAATGGAATCGATTTTGTTTTAAGCCTTGATTTGGGAAACAACAGTGAAGTTCAGGAAATTTTAAAGGAAAAGGATATTCCTGCAGTATTGCTTCCAACTAATTTTTCACAGGGCAAATCACCTAAATCTCCGGCTGAACGTGTTGAGGCAATGCATCAGCTGATTAAGGATACTGAAGGATTACGCTATGTTGCAGATCTGATTTTGGATCCGGTAAACAGTTCAAGTATAGTGGAATCCATCATAGCATGCAATGAATTTCATAAAACAAATCCTGCGCCGATGTTTTTCGGTGTCGGTAATGTTACTGAACTTATGGATGCCGATTCCGGCGGTGTCAATGTTCTTCTGGCAGGAATCGGAATGGAACTTGGAGTAAGCATTCTTTTTACTCCGGAAGAAAGCGGAAAAACAAGAGGAAGTGTGTATGAACTTGCCACCGCTTCAAAAATGATGTTTCTTGCAAAGCACAGAAAATCCATTCCGAAAGATTTGGGAATTAATCTGGTTGCATTTAAAGACAAGCATAAAAGAAACGATATAATTTTAAATGAACTGGACGGAGTTGAAGAAATTAAACAGGAACGTCCGTTAAAATTCATTAGAGATAAAGCCGGAAGCTTTAAAATCAATGTTGATTACGGCACAACAGTTGCTGAAAGCAGAATTACTGCTACTCATTTTAAGAAAAACGAAGCCGACCTGGTTATTGTCGGTCACTCTGCAAAAGAAGTTTATGAAGAAATTATCTCAAAAGAACTTGTAACAAGAATGGAACATGCGGCATATTTAGGTTCCGAACTTCAAAAAGCAGAAATAGCGATGATTACTGGAAAAGAATATGTTCAGGATTTTGAATTGTTCAAAAATCCTGACGAGTTTAAAAATTAG
- a CDS encoding MoxR family ATPase — translation MQTENITIKDIDKLLLESDYVSNNEISTTVYLSFLLGKPMLIEGPPGVGKTELAKVIAKSFERDFFRIQCYEGITFEQIVGEWNYQKQLLHLEAARNDKNSEEKIFDEEYFIQRPLLNAFMNQKDSVLLIDEIDKADEEVESFLLQALGEREITINDLGTFQLQNDLIVILTSNSQRSLLDETKDRCLFLYIPYPTVEREIEIVKSKIPEADEEVVSTVVKLVQNIRNLNLMKKPSVRGTVDWVKSVSNLGTKNLDESLESSIGVAIKTESDKKRVIKDVLHKR, via the coding sequence TTGCAGACTGAAAATATTACAATTAAAGATATTGATAAACTGCTTCTGGAATCTGATTATGTTTCAAACAATGAGATTTCAACAACAGTATATTTGTCATTTTTACTTGGAAAGCCAATGCTTATTGAAGGGCCACCAGGTGTAGGTAAAACAGAACTTGCTAAAGTAATTGCAAAATCATTTGAAAGGGATTTTTTCAGGATTCAGTGTTATGAGGGAATAACATTTGAACAGATTGTCGGTGAGTGGAATTATCAAAAACAACTGCTCCATCTTGAAGCTGCCAGAAACGACAAGAACAGTGAAGAAAAGATTTTTGATGAGGAATATTTCATACAAAGACCTCTTCTCAACGCATTCATGAACCAAAAAGATTCAGTATTGCTTATTGATGAAATCGATAAAGCCGATGAAGAAGTTGAAAGTTTCCTGCTTCAGGCATTAGGTGAGAGGGAAATCACAATCAATGATTTGGGAACCTTCCAGCTTCAAAACGATTTGATAGTTATACTGACATCCAACTCCCAAAGGTCACTTCTTGATGAAACCAAAGACAGATGTCTGTTCTTATACATTCCATACCCTACAGTTGAAAGGGAAATAGAAATTGTCAAATCCAAAATACCTGAAGCAGATGAAGAGGTTGTTTCAACTGTTGTAAAACTGGTTCAAAACATCCGTAATTTAAATCTGATGAAAAAGCCTTCTGTAAGGGGAACTGTTGACTGGGTCAAATCAGTTTCAAATCTTGGAACTAAAAATCTCGATGAATCACTTGAAAGCAGCATAGGCGTTGCTATCAAAACAGAAAGTGACAAGAAAAGAGTTATCAAAGACGTTTTACATAAAAGATAA
- a CDS encoding VWA domain-containing protein: MIAKIANLSAQLRDEGLPVSIRSTQSAVQIYQDLGQDDRLLLKTALMAVYVKDRYDIPKFNKIFEKIFKEEVQNKASDPLEHSKAYRGAGPKSNKYIIKKQNTAFQKLQKEKINNEKLRMLSGQPLLEEVKQLERDGELMNKDLTKLNRFDPRMLEICQRLGKRIANKRSRRKVKSSSNRIDMRKTIRANLKYGGVPVELVKAKPRPHKNEHLFLNDISGSCEWISSWFFMLMFSAQTAFKRSRTFEFDNKVIETTKALKEEYLIDSFVKVKDMRVKNMMVHGTSDMYSAFTKFQDMANINNKSYVIILSDCRDWSGPKVNGIPASVGVLEEIVRDSKKVVILNPEDKNKWDVVDSCVSLYEEAGAHVFEVNTLNQLAKFVEQM, translated from the coding sequence ATGATTGCCAAAATTGCTAATCTGTCTGCACAGTTAAGGGATGAAGGATTGCCTGTAAGTATCAGAAGCACTCAATCTGCCGTACAAATCTATCAGGATTTAGGTCAGGATGACAGGTTACTTTTAAAAACAGCTCTCATGGCGGTATATGTTAAGGACAGATATGACATTCCTAAATTCAACAAGATTTTTGAAAAGATTTTCAAAGAGGAAGTCCAGAATAAAGCATCTGATCCGCTTGAACACAGCAAGGCTTACAGAGGAGCAGGTCCGAAATCCAATAAATACATTATCAAAAAGCAGAATACCGCATTCCAGAAACTTCAAAAGGAAAAAATAAACAATGAAAAGTTGAGGATGCTTTCCGGCCAGCCCCTCCTTGAAGAAGTTAAACAGCTTGAAAGGGACGGTGAGCTGATGAACAAGGATTTGACCAAACTCAACAGATTCGACCCGAGGATGCTTGAAATCTGTCAGAGGTTGGGTAAAAGAATAGCCAATAAGCGTTCAAGACGTAAAGTCAAATCCAGTTCCAACAGAATCGACATGAGAAAAACAATAAGAGCCAACCTGAAGTATGGCGGAGTCCCTGTTGAGCTTGTAAAGGCAAAGCCAAGGCCTCATAAAAATGAACATTTGTTTTTAAATGATATCAGCGGGTCATGTGAATGGATCAGCAGCTGGTTTTTCATGCTAATGTTTTCAGCCCAAACTGCATTTAAAAGATCTAGAACCTTCGAATTTGACAACAAAGTAATTGAAACTACAAAAGCTCTGAAAGAGGAATATCTCATAGATTCATTCGTTAAGGTTAAAGACATGAGAGTAAAGAACATGATGGTTCACGGAACCTCTGACATGTATTCGGCTTTTACCAAGTTTCAGGACATGGCAAATATAAATAACAAGTCTTATGTAATTATTTTATCTGACTGTAGGGACTGGTCAGGACCGAAAGTCAACGGAATTCCTGCAAGTGTAGGAGTTTTGGAAGAAATAGTCAGGGATTCTAAAAAGGTCGTAATCCTGAATCCTGAAGATAAGAACAAATGGGATGTAGTGGACAGCTGCGTGTCACTGTATGAGGAAGCCGGCGCACATGTTTTTGAAGTAAATACATTAAACCAGCTGGCCAAGTTCGTAGAACAGATGTAG
- a CDS encoding TIGR00269 family protein gives MQCSKCGNPKVIIKKPQSGQLLCKDCFIESIESKVIKTVRKEKLLDKGDKVLVALSGGKDSVTTLEILNSFREMHIIDICAVTVDEGIANYRQEGVDIAKRHAERLGIEHKVVSLKEDYGITLDEIMQKDNHKGSCTYCGVFRRTIINKAAREMGATKIATGHNLDDEVQAIMMNYLEGNMDNLTKLGAKSESKAKEFTPKIKPLREIPEREIGLYVVAKELEVHFDSCPYAMQSFRGEVSEVINQLAEKHPTIKYSTLRGYDKIKNVLKDEFKKEYPQKRCARCGEPSANELCKACSFLEEFGL, from the coding sequence ATGCAATGTAGTAAATGTGGAAATCCTAAAGTCATTATTAAAAAACCGCAATCCGGTCAGTTACTGTGCAAGGATTGTTTTATTGAATCAATAGAAAGCAAAGTTATCAAAACAGTAAGAAAGGAAAAACTGCTTGATAAAGGAGATAAAGTTCTGGTTGCACTTTCCGGAGGAAAGGATAGTGTAACAACACTGGAAATCCTAAACAGCTTTCGTGAAATGCACATTATTGATATCTGTGCAGTAACTGTCGATGAAGGCATTGCAAATTACCGCCAGGAAGGTGTGGATATTGCAAAAAGACATGCTGAAAGACTTGGAATTGAACATAAGGTAGTCTCTTTAAAGGAGGATTACGGCATTACTCTTGATGAAATAATGCAGAAAGACAATCATAAAGGCTCATGCACATACTGCGGAGTATTCAGAAGAACAATCATCAATAAAGCCGCCCGTGAAATGGGGGCTACAAAAATCGCCACAGGACATAATCTTGATGATGAAGTTCAGGCAATCATGATGAACTATCTTGAAGGAAATATGGATAATCTCACCAAGCTCGGTGCTAAAAGTGAATCCAAAGCCAAGGAATTCACACCTAAAATCAAGCCTCTGCGTGAAATTCCCGAAAGGGAAATCGGATTGTATGTAGTTGCAAAGGAACTTGAAGTTCACTTTGACAGCTGTCCGTATGCAATGCAGTCATTTAGAGGGGAAGTTTCAGAGGTTATTAATCAGCTTGCAGAAAAGCATCCTACTATAAAATATTCCACTCTACGAGGTTATGATAAAATTAAAAATGTTTTAAAAGATGAATTTAAAAAGGAATATCCTCAGAAAAGATGTGCACGCTGCGGTGAGCCTTCAGCTAATGAATTATGCAAAGCATGTTCATTTTTAGAAGAAT